A stretch of Neochlamydia sp. AcF84 DNA encodes these proteins:
- a CDS encoding tetratricopeptide repeat protein produces MNLDNLSTSSFTFPAFQEIENRTQDRKLGPYTEISLEIFEKLACQGLCQARLVCKEWKRLVEQTSLWKKLYSASFEVGSQQEEQPGDKLQPIDLSSCKWNKAQIAKFLWQDSTTIISDSIKAKVKAAAAYLKEEGVELKGVASDGDCFFSAFLGSYACLSRKIPLLDDCEDKISYLRQVLADIIKHTDSERAEEIKRKATWVSGLGEGDLLASALSIPIRLVTINEEKLVCGIHDRLIFSKQGLSEENRSQEWKTIPQKERLKEYIFIVDLGGHFAYAQKHLKQDLPLFLDSKSSSTAFLSNSLPINALKSPLETSGSKKLLSDEQIKEAEEAYTQALKRAVEEKDLIQESFCIERLGDIYLRKETSETLLQAAGLYNYALHKAPQERQKVLKDRLSEVQNLLVKQCKGKPFETVVVEKQFENNRKVLKKFREEIEEKIQRLPETPSSQEVRKLYAEIACQIKIFFRQLAIQVFDNLGSAPCDYAMIGFGSLAREEMTPYSDLEFGILIEEDTLGNREYFKCFTILLHLQVINLGETILPALNIPCLKAINFFDGMTPRGFAFDGAGVEGKGCKTPLGNGKTFELIQTPEQMAQYVGKNEKGHWWHEKEPHLPMELLNFTHLLGNLKLTTAYDEKIQEALDMSYQYSLDLRQYLAKQHLIPDDMETFNPGMGDLGRDGMLFQVKKDFYRFPHLALDRLALLKKVEVSDTFSRINKLKKLGILTQIAAEKLKDWMSLALFMRLKIYSHYQAQKEMMNPLLKHFGFEDPDLIKEQFALDRKALKEIKKIYRIFIPFYQAIKEFLVGNEEILRSSDLDDNSINTKGEIALRLFQYLKAEKWYRRAIEVNPQNSHALCILGAIYKEQGYLDKAAEYTNKSLVINLKLFGENHLWVAGDYNNLGQIYKAQGKLDKAAEYGEKALAIDLRLFKEDHSVIARDYNNLGLIYKEQGNLDKAAEYTSKSLAINIELYEARKYPMIAIDYGNLGLIYQAQGNLSKAAEYSKKALAIHLELFGEHHPRVAIDYSNLGLLYKDQGYLKEAAEYVKKALSINLKLHGEKHFNVARDYNNLGQIYAYQSDLEQALEYTNKALAIDLKLFGENHSNIAAYYSNLGSIYQSKGNLENSAAYREKALAINVKLFGENYPKVATNYSNLGIMYQDQGKLEQAEEYLRQALNITYKLFGENHLSLASVYNSLGAIFKSQGNLGKAVKYINKALAIDLKLYGENHYAVARDYNTLGQACHEQGNLDKAAEYSNKALAIDLKLFGENHLTVARDYNNLGQIYQAQGNLNKAADYNHKALLIDLNLFGENHPNVAILYNNLGQIYQAQGNLDKAAEYSNKALAIDLKLFGENHPTEARDYNNLGAIYQAQGNLDRTVEHSNKALAIDLKLFGENHPNVAIRYDNLGQIYQAQGNLDKAAENSNKALAIDLKLFGENHPKVARDYNNLGAIYQAQGNLDKASEYSNKALAIDLKLFGENHPNVARDYNNLGAIYQAQGNLDRTVENSNKALVIARGNLGKAEEYSSKALAIDLKLFGENHPNVARDYNNLGQIYQAQGNLNKAADYNHKALAIDLKLFGENHPNVAICYNNLGQIYQAQGNLDKAAEYSNKALAIDLKLFGENHPNVARDYNNLGAIYQAQGNLDRTVEHSNKALVIARGNLGKAEEYSSKALAIDLKFFGENHPNVAKDYNNLGQIYQEQGDLGKAADYISKAFAISLKLFGDNHPTAVIYYNNLGRVYQKQGKLEKAFEHISKALQLAYRLYGKDHPNVITICNNILTLFLEAYLTGPRKK; encoded by the coding sequence ATGAATCTAGACAATTTATCCACTAGCTCTTTTACATTTCCTGCATTTCAGGAAATAGAAAACAGAACACAGGATCGAAAACTAGGCCCCTATACCGAGATTAGCTTAGAGATCTTCGAAAAACTGGCATGCCAAGGCCTATGTCAGGCAAGATTAGTCTGCAAAGAATGGAAGCGATTAGTTGAACAAACCAGCTTATGGAAAAAGCTTTATTCAGCAAGCTTTGAAGTTGGTTCGCAACAAGAAGAGCAACCTGGTGATAAGTTACAACCTATAGATCTTTCTTCTTGCAAGTGGAATAAAGCTCAAATTGCTAAATTTTTATGGCAAGACTCTACGACTATCATTAGTGATTCCATAAAAGCAAAAGTAAAGGCTGCCGCTGCTTATCTAAAAGAAGAAGGCGTTGAATTAAAAGGTGTGGCTAGTGATGGAGACTGCTTCTTTAGCGCTTTTTTAGGAAGCTATGCTTGTCTTTCTAGAAAAATTCCTTTATTAGACGACTGTGAAGATAAAATTTCTTATTTAAGGCAAGTGCTCGCTGATATTATTAAACACACCGACAGCGAAAGAGCCGAAGAAATAAAAAGAAAAGCTACTTGGGTAAGTGGCTTAGGGGAAGGTGATCTATTAGCCTCGGCCTTATCTATTCCTATTAGGCTAGTAACAATTAATGAAGAGAAGTTGGTTTGCGGTATACATGATAGGCTGATCTTCTCAAAACAAGGCTTATCTGAAGAGAATAGATCGCAGGAATGGAAAACTATCCCTCAAAAAGAAAGACTTAAAGAATACATTTTTATCGTGGACTTAGGGGGCCACTTTGCTTATGCGCAGAAGCATTTAAAGCAAGACCTCCCTCTTTTCTTAGATTCGAAAAGCTCTTCTACTGCTTTTCTTTCTAATTCTTTACCTATAAATGCATTAAAAAGCCCCCTAGAGACATCGGGTAGTAAGAAGCTTTTATCTGACGAGCAGATAAAAGAAGCAGAAGAAGCCTACACGCAAGCTTTAAAACGTGCTGTTGAAGAGAAAGACCTTATTCAAGAAAGCTTTTGTATAGAAAGACTAGGTGATATTTATTTAAGAAAAGAGACGTCAGAAACGCTTTTGCAAGCGGCAGGGCTTTACAATTATGCCTTACACAAAGCCCCTCAAGAGCGGCAAAAAGTTCTTAAAGATAGACTTTCCGAAGTTCAAAATCTTCTTGTTAAACAATGTAAAGGCAAACCTTTTGAGACGGTGGTAGTAGAAAAACAATTTGAAAACAATCGTAAGGTATTGAAAAAATTCAGAGAAGAAATAGAGGAGAAAATTCAAAGGCTACCCGAAACTCCTTCTTCTCAAGAAGTAAGAAAGCTTTATGCTGAGATAGCTTGCCAGATAAAAATTTTCTTTAGGCAGCTTGCTATACAAGTTTTTGACAATTTAGGGTCTGCTCCATGTGATTATGCCATGATAGGTTTTGGCTCCCTAGCTAGAGAAGAGATGACTCCTTATTCAGACCTAGAATTTGGTATTCTTATAGAAGAAGATACTTTAGGAAATAGAGAATATTTTAAGTGTTTTACAATCCTCCTTCACTTGCAAGTTATCAACTTAGGAGAAACCATTCTTCCTGCTTTAAATATTCCTTGCTTAAAAGCCATCAATTTTTTTGATGGCATGACGCCACGAGGCTTTGCCTTTGATGGGGCAGGAGTAGAGGGGAAAGGCTGTAAAACTCCTTTAGGCAATGGTAAGACATTCGAGCTTATCCAAACTCCTGAACAAATGGCCCAATATGTGGGCAAAAATGAAAAAGGCCATTGGTGGCATGAAAAAGAGCCTCATCTTCCTATGGAATTACTAAACTTTACTCATTTGCTAGGTAATCTTAAATTAACTACAGCCTATGATGAGAAAATTCAAGAAGCGCTTGATATGTCTTATCAATATAGCCTCGATCTGCGCCAGTATTTAGCTAAGCAGCACCTTATTCCAGATGATATGGAAACTTTTAACCCGGGAATGGGTGATTTAGGCAGAGATGGAATGCTTTTTCAAGTAAAAAAAGATTTCTATCGGTTTCCCCATTTAGCGTTGGACCGATTAGCCCTTCTTAAAAAAGTAGAAGTTTCCGATACTTTTAGTAGGATTAATAAGCTAAAGAAATTAGGAATTTTAACCCAAATAGCCGCTGAAAAATTGAAGGACTGGATGAGCCTGGCATTATTCATGCGTCTTAAAATCTATTCTCATTATCAGGCGCAAAAGGAGATGATGAATCCTCTCCTTAAGCACTTTGGATTTGAGGATCCAGATCTTATTAAAGAGCAGTTTGCTTTAGATCGTAAAGCCTTAAAAGAAATAAAAAAAATCTACCGCATCTTTATTCCTTTCTATCAAGCCATCAAAGAATTTTTAGTGGGTAATGAAGAGATACTTAGATCTTCTGATTTGGACGATAACTCCATAAATACAAAAGGGGAGATAGCCTTAAGGCTTTTTCAATATTTAAAAGCAGAAAAGTGGTATCGTAGAGCAATAGAAGTGAATCCCCAAAATTCGCATGCCTTATGCATCCTTGGAGCTATTTACAAGGAACAAGGCTATTTAGACAAGGCGGCAGAGTATACCAACAAATCGCTTGTTATTAACCTTAAGTTGTTTGGAGAAAATCATCTCTGGGTGGCAGGAGATTATAATAACCTAGGACAAATCTACAAAGCCCAAGGCAAGTTAGATAAAGCGGCAGAGTATGGAGAAAAAGCGCTTGCTATTGATCTTAGGCTATTTAAAGAAGATCATAGCGTGATAGCAAGAGATTATAACAACCTGGGACTAATCTACAAAGAGCAAGGCAATTTAGATAAGGCGGCAGAGTACACTAGCAAATCGCTTGCTATTAACATTGAGCTGTATGAAGCACGAAAATATCCAATGATAGCAATTGATTACGGTAACTTAGGATTAATCTACCAAGCCCAAGGCAATTTAAGCAAGGCTGCCGAATATAGCAAAAAAGCGTTGGCTATTCATCTTGAGCTTTTTGGAGAACATCATCCCAGGGTCGCAATTGATTATAGTAATTTAGGACTACTTTACAAAGATCAAGGCTATTTGAAAGAGGCTGCTGAGTATGTCAAAAAAGCACTTTCCATTAATCTTAAGCTGCATGGAGAAAAACATTTCAATGTGGCGAGAGATTATAACAACCTAGGGCAAATCTATGCATACCAGAGCGATTTAGAGCAAGCCCTAGAGTATACTAATAAAGCGCTTGCTATCGATCTTAAGCTTTTTGGCGAAAATCATTCTAATATAGCAGCTTATTATAGCAATCTAGGATCGATTTACCAAAGCAAAGGAAATTTAGAAAATTCGGCAGCGTATAGAGAAAAAGCCCTTGCTATTAATGTTAAGCTTTTTGGTGAAAATTACCCTAAGGTAGCAACTAATTACAGCAACTTAGGGATAATGTATCAAGATCAGGGTAAATTAGAGCAAGCCGAAGAATATCTACGCCAAGCACTTAACATTACCTATAAGTTGTTTGGAGAAAATCACCTCTCACTTGCAAGCGTCTACAACAGCCTAGGAGCAATATTTAAAAGCCAGGGTAATTTAGGCAAGGCAGTAAAGTATATCAATAAAGCGCTTGCTATAGACCTTAAACTTTATGGTGAGAATCATTACGCAGTGGCAAGAGATTACAACACCCTAGGACAAGCCTGTCACGAGCAAGGCAATTTAGACAAGGCGGCAGAGTATAGCAACAAAGCGCTTGCTATCGATCTTAAGCTTTTTGGTGAAAATCATCTAACCGTGGCAAGAGATTATAATAACCTAGGGCAAATCTATCAAGCTCAAGGCAATTTAAATAAGGCGGCAGACTATAATCACAAAGCCCTTCTTATTGACCTTAATCTTTTTGGTGAAAATCATCCCAATGTAGCAATACTTTACAACAACCTAGGGCAAATCTACCAAGCCCAAGGCAATTTAGACAAGGCGGCAGAGTATAGTAATAAAGCACTTGCTATCGATCTCAAGCTTTTTGGTGAAAATCATCCTACCGAGGCAAGAGATTATAATAACCTAGGAGCAATCTATCAAGCTCAAGGCAATTTAGACAGGACGGTAGAGCATAGCAACAAAGCCCTTGCTATTGACCTTAAGCTTTTTGGAGAAAATCATCCCAATGTAGCAATACGTTACGACAACCTAGGGCAAATCTACCAAGCCCAAGGCAATTTAGACAAGGCGGCAGAAAATAGTAACAAAGCACTTGCTATCGATCTTAAGCTTTTTGGTGAAAATCATCCCAAGGTGGCAAGAGATTATAATAACCTAGGAGCAATCTATCAAGCTCAAGGTAATTTAGATAAGGCGTCAGAGTATAGTAACAAAGCCCTTGCTATCGATCTTAAGCTTTTTGGAGAAAATCATCCCAACGTGGCAAGAGATTATAATAACCTAGGAGCAATCTATCAAGCTCAAGGTAATTTAGACAGGACGGTAGAGAATAGCAACAAAGCCCTTGTCATTGCCCGAGGCAATTTAGGCAAGGCAGAAGAGTATAGCAGCAAAGCGCTTGCTATTGACCTTAAGCTTTTTGGTGAAAATCATCCTAACGTGGCAAGAGATTATAATAACCTAGGGCAAATCTATCAAGCTCAAGGCAATTTAAATAAGGCGGCAGACTATAATCACAAAGCCCTTGCTATTGACCTTAAGCTTTTTGGAGAAAATCATCCCAATGTAGCAATATGTTACAACAACCTAGGGCAAATCTACCAAGCCCAAGGCAATTTAGACAAGGCGGCAGAGTATAGCAACAAAGCGCTTGCTATCGATCTTAAGCTTTTTGGTGAAAATCATCCCAACGTGGCAAGAGATTATAATAACCTAGGAGCAATCTATCAAGCTCAAGGAAATTTAGACAGGACGGTAGAGCATAGCAACAAAGCCCTTGTCATTGCCCGAGGCAATTTAGGCAAGGCAGAAGAGTATAGCAGCAAAGCGCTTGCTATTGACCTTAAGTTTTTTGGTGAAAATCATCCTAACGTGGCAAAAGATTATAATAACCTAGGACAGATCTACCAAGAGCAAGGCGATTTAGGTAAGGCAGCAGATTATATCAGCAAAGCTTTTGCCATTAGCCTAAAGCTTTTTGGAGACAATCATCCTACGGCGGTAATTTATTATAATAATTTAGGAAGAGTATACCAAAAACAAGGTAAGCTAGAAAAAGCATTTGAGCATATCAGCAAAGCTTTACAACTTGCCTACCGCCTATATGGAAAGGATCACCCCAATGTAATAACAATTTGCAATAACATACTAACCCTGTTCTTAGAGGCATATTTAACAGGCCCTAGGAAAAAGTAG
- a CDS encoding aldo/keto reductase yields MEYRQLGKSGLQVPVLSFGTATFGGSNEFFKPWGETDVKEASRLVELCLDKGLNLFDTADVYSQGRSEEILGQALKGKREKVLISTKATFQMGEGPNDQGSSRFHLIKACEASLKRLGTDHIDIYFMHAFDALTPVEETLGALDHLIQSGKVRYIGCSNFSGWHVMKSLAVSEKYGLARYVVYQGYYSLIGRDYEEELMPLGLDQGIGLMAWSPLGWGRLTGKIRRGKPLPEGRLKSGGDIGGPQVDDEFLYDVLDVLEEVAQETEKTVPQVAINWLLQRPTVANIVLGARNEEQLKQNLGSIGWNLTQEQVAKLDKVSERMPSYPYWHQRFSRERNPSPLVK; encoded by the coding sequence ATGGAGTATCGTCAATTAGGAAAGTCGGGCCTTCAAGTTCCAGTATTAAGCTTTGGGACAGCTACCTTTGGTGGTTCTAACGAATTTTTTAAGCCCTGGGGTGAAACAGATGTAAAAGAAGCGAGTAGGCTAGTTGAACTTTGCTTAGATAAAGGGCTTAATTTGTTTGATACGGCGGATGTTTACTCGCAAGGCAGATCCGAGGAAATTTTAGGCCAGGCTTTAAAGGGTAAAAGAGAAAAGGTATTAATTTCTACTAAAGCCACCTTCCAAATGGGTGAGGGGCCTAATGACCAAGGGTCTTCCCGTTTCCATCTTATAAAAGCTTGTGAGGCTAGCTTAAAAAGGCTAGGCACAGATCATATTGATATCTATTTCATGCATGCCTTTGATGCGCTCACTCCTGTGGAAGAGACTTTAGGAGCTTTAGATCATTTAATTCAAAGCGGTAAGGTGCGCTACATTGGCTGTTCTAACTTCTCCGGATGGCATGTGATGAAGTCTTTAGCCGTTTCTGAAAAATATGGCTTAGCTCGTTACGTCGTTTATCAAGGTTATTACTCTTTAATAGGACGCGATTATGAAGAAGAGCTTATGCCGCTAGGCTTAGATCAGGGCATCGGTTTAATGGCTTGGAGCCCTTTAGGATGGGGAAGGCTTACAGGGAAAATTCGTCGTGGCAAGCCCTTACCAGAAGGAAGGCTTAAATCTGGGGGTGATATAGGAGGACCTCAAGTTGACGATGAATTCTTATACGATGTTCTCGATGTTTTAGAGGAAGTGGCACAAGAAACTGAAAAAACTGTTCCTCAAGTGGCCATCAATTGGCTATTACAGCGTCCTACAGTCGCTAACATCGTGTTAGGAGCACGCAACGAAGAACAGCTTAAGCAAAATTTAGGAAGCATAGGATGGAATTTGACGCAAGAGCAAGTGGCCAAGCTTGACAAGGTGAGTGAAAGGATGCCCTCCTATCCTTACTGGCACCAACGCTTTTCCCGTGAAAGAAATCCTTCTCCCTTAGTGAAGTAA
- a CDS encoding type II secretion system protein: MQVPFISFFVWLLKVLPPRHYLKRSSRPHSRRHVLLLEVLIAFALTGLCIFPLIYPQVVIAKSQREFIKKIELDRVVTLLFAQIYQDLFTNKINWADIEEKKSFSLSAEDLKALNQQQSLPFKGSYHFEPIIHKPKKNTSQQKSTAYLIHLIFKFTSDLTPKNKINVQQPLVYKYKIFILRDLRGSKLAPQDYKQPFPLL, translated from the coding sequence ATGCAAGTTCCCTTTATCTCTTTTTTTGTATGGCTCTTAAAAGTATTACCTCCTCGCCACTACCTAAAACGCTCGAGCAGACCTCATTCTCGAAGGCATGTTTTACTTCTGGAAGTGCTTATCGCTTTTGCCCTTACCGGGTTGTGCATCTTTCCTTTAATCTACCCCCAAGTTGTCATCGCTAAATCCCAACGCGAATTTATCAAGAAGATAGAGCTTGATCGCGTAGTGACTTTGCTGTTTGCCCAAATTTATCAAGACTTATTTACTAATAAGATTAACTGGGCAGATATTGAAGAAAAAAAAAGTTTTTCCCTCTCTGCAGAAGATCTTAAAGCGCTTAATCAACAGCAAAGTCTGCCTTTTAAAGGCTCCTATCATTTCGAACCGATCATTCATAAACCTAAGAAAAACACTTCTCAGCAAAAGTCTACCGCCTATCTTATTCACCTTATTTTTAAATTTACTTCCGACCTTACGCCCAAAAATAAAATAAATGTTCAGCAACCCCTCGTTTATAAATATAAAATATTTATTTTGCGTGATCTTAGGGGTTCAAAATTAGCTCCTCAGGATTACAAACAACCTTTTCCCCTTCTATGA
- a CDS encoding small ribosomal subunit Rsm22 family protein: MNLPDILRLALEHEARTLKGNALQHATQELSERYRNEKQRQKIMQSKQRFVSSPEQRIAYLLSRMPATFEAIRYVLNELKKRYEGVLGSVLDVGAGPGTAMWAVSELFPHACKITLLEQDNFLISLGKKLALQAKTPLFREAHWVEGDVLKRDCFPESDLILVSYAMGEWPQPVWEEIIKKLWKSTRQALVIIEPGTMLGFQVIRQIRQHLIGLQAHILAPCPHQHACPMPPKDWCHFSVRLERSSLHKQAKGALLGYEDEKFSYIICTKAATALPETRILRHPHKHSGHLSFKLCTQNDGLTDRIISRRHRELYKKARNLEWGDSL; the protein is encoded by the coding sequence ATGAATCTACCCGACATTTTACGACTAGCCCTCGAACATGAGGCCCGCACGTTAAAGGGAAATGCTTTACAACATGCTACGCAGGAACTGAGCGAACGTTATCGCAATGAGAAGCAACGTCAAAAAATTATGCAGAGCAAACAACGTTTTGTTAGCAGCCCCGAGCAACGTATAGCCTACCTACTTTCACGTATGCCAGCAACCTTTGAAGCTATAAGATACGTTTTAAATGAATTAAAAAAGCGTTATGAAGGAGTCTTAGGTTCTGTACTCGATGTAGGGGCAGGCCCAGGTACAGCTATGTGGGCTGTTTCTGAGCTATTTCCGCATGCTTGTAAAATCACTCTCCTTGAGCAGGATAACTTTTTAATTTCTTTAGGCAAAAAATTAGCTTTGCAAGCTAAGACTCCTTTATTCAGAGAGGCGCATTGGGTGGAGGGAGATGTTTTAAAACGAGATTGCTTTCCAGAAAGTGATCTAATCCTTGTATCTTATGCCATGGGAGAATGGCCTCAGCCAGTATGGGAAGAGATAATTAAAAAACTTTGGAAAAGTACTAGGCAAGCTTTGGTCATCATTGAGCCGGGCACCATGCTAGGATTTCAGGTGATCAGGCAAATACGCCAGCACCTCATCGGCTTACAGGCCCACATTTTAGCCCCCTGCCCCCACCAACATGCATGCCCCATGCCACCAAAAGATTGGTGCCACTTTAGCGTTCGCTTAGAAAGATCCTCTCTTCACAAGCAAGCCAAAGGTGCCCTTCTTGGCTATGAAGATGAAAAATTTTCTTACATCATTTGCACGAAAGCTGCTACCGCTTTGCCGGAGACACGTATTTTACGCCATCCTCACAAGCATTCGGGCCATCTAAGTTTTAAGCTCTGCACGCAAAACGATGGATTAACTGATAGAATAATTTCGCGACGCCATAGAGAGCTCTATAAAAAAGCCCGTAACTTAGAGTGGGGAGATAGTCTGTAA
- the flgN gene encoding flagellar export chaperone FlgN, giving the protein MAKNFSSLCSLSNDEALYHLLKKEHDYYKDILTLTHYEHEKLISKQPPQEMHSLLSKKKALVACIRDIEKTLTPLKKHWINKSSHDPSSLQINELLTSLCDILKEILQLDLVNQKLLKNLLSQLPQVEMDDKKI; this is encoded by the coding sequence ATGGCAAAAAATTTCTCCTCACTTTGCAGCCTCTCTAATGATGAAGCACTTTATCACCTTTTAAAAAAAGAACATGATTATTATAAAGACATTTTAACTCTTACTCATTATGAACATGAAAAGTTAATTTCAAAACAGCCTCCTCAGGAAATGCACTCTCTTCTTAGTAAGAAAAAGGCTTTGGTAGCCTGTATACGCGACATCGAAAAAACCTTGACACCCCTTAAAAAGCATTGGATAAATAAATCTTCTCACGACCCTTCTTCTTTGCAAATTAACGAACTGCTGACTTCTTTATGTGATATTCTTAAAGAAATTTTACAGCTCGATCTTGTTAACCAAAAATTGCTAAAAAACCTTCTTTCGCAGCTCCCACAAGTAGAGATGGATGATAAAAAAATCTAA
- a CDS encoding sigma-54 dependent transcriptional regulator, whose product MPIEKVLIVDDEALIRDFLAETLKRKSLDVTTAEDGLKALALVKEHLFDIVITDMKMPDLTGIDLLQKIKEISPQTIIIVITAYGSIENAVEAMRLGAYNYLIKPFSPDTLEAVLQKAREHLTLIHENHYLRQQGPGSASQSLVIGDSIAIKKIMEDVVQIAKSNASVFINGESGTGKEVIAQAIHFHSQRSHKSFIKVNCAAIPETLVEAEFFGHEKGAFTGANAKRLGRFELANSGTLLLDEVTEIPIILQAKLLRAIQEQEFERIGGTKAVKVDVRIISTSNRDIKEAIFHKHLREDLYYRLNVIPIHLPPLRERREDIIPLARHFLEKFCNENHKENKQLSLEAEKKLLAYPWPGNVRELANIIERAVVMDSTNKVLPDHLFIDLQASFKPEKSQAENKELPTGLSLQELEKRLIIETFHQQDNNPTKTAKILGISTRKLRNKLQEYSLLELAE is encoded by the coding sequence ATGCCTATTGAAAAAGTACTTATCGTTGACGATGAAGCCTTGATAAGGGATTTTTTAGCTGAAACATTAAAAAGAAAATCTTTGGATGTCACGACTGCTGAGGACGGGCTTAAAGCTCTAGCTCTAGTCAAGGAACACCTGTTTGATATCGTTATTACCGATATGAAAATGCCCGATTTAACAGGAATCGACTTACTACAAAAAATTAAAGAAATTTCTCCCCAAACAATCATCATAGTGATAACCGCTTATGGAAGCATTGAAAACGCTGTGGAAGCCATGCGTTTGGGAGCCTACAATTATTTAATCAAACCTTTTTCTCCCGACACCCTAGAAGCAGTTTTACAAAAGGCTCGTGAGCATCTAACCCTTATCCACGAAAATCATTATCTTCGTCAGCAGGGACCAGGTAGCGCCTCCCAATCTCTAGTAATTGGAGACAGCATAGCTATAAAAAAAATCATGGAGGATGTGGTTCAGATTGCTAAAAGTAATGCTAGCGTATTTATCAATGGAGAGTCTGGTACTGGCAAAGAAGTGATTGCGCAAGCCATCCACTTCCATTCGCAACGCTCCCACAAATCCTTTATCAAGGTTAACTGTGCCGCCATTCCTGAAACTTTGGTAGAAGCCGAGTTTTTTGGCCATGAAAAAGGAGCTTTTACAGGAGCGAATGCCAAAAGATTAGGACGATTTGAGCTAGCTAATTCAGGTACTCTTTTACTTGATGAAGTAACAGAAATTCCTATAATTCTTCAGGCCAAGCTTTTGCGCGCTATTCAAGAACAAGAATTTGAGCGTATTGGGGGAACAAAAGCGGTTAAAGTGGATGTAAGGATCATCTCGACTTCTAATCGTGATATCAAGGAGGCTATCTTTCATAAACACCTGCGCGAAGATCTCTATTATCGCTTAAATGTCATCCCTATCCATTTGCCGCCTTTAAGGGAGAGAAGAGAGGATATCATTCCATTAGCCAGACATTTCCTGGAAAAGTTTTGCAATGAAAACCATAAAGAAAACAAACAACTTTCCTTAGAAGCAGAGAAAAAACTATTAGCTTATCCGTGGCCGGGTAATGTACGCGAACTTGCTAATATTATCGAACGAGCGGTGGTAATGGATAGCACTAACAAAGTTTTGCCTGATCACCTATTCATTGATCTTCAAGCAAGTTTTAAACCAGAAAAATCACAAGCAGAAAACAAAGAACTTCCTACAGGGCTTTCCTTACAAGAGCTTGAAAAGCGCTTAATTATTGAGACTTTCCATCAACAAGATAATAACCCTACCAAAACTGCTAAAATTCTAGGAATAAGCACGCGCAAGCTACGCAATAAGCTCCAAGAGTATAGCCTTTTAGAATTAGCCGAATAA